One genomic region from Bactrocera tryoni isolate S06 chromosome 3, CSIRO_BtryS06_freeze2, whole genome shotgun sequence encodes:
- the LOC120770419 gene encoding zinc finger protein 221 isoform X2 codes for MATSEVQREALTVELKTKSICRFCLTQGPDDLTNIYAKDAPVKSLLPLPVEIMAVASIEVFLNDGMPSSVCLKCRLTFDYCYRFKQMCKKAENLLSQVPLLGEWPSPLMKPIIPPELLQKQLTTHKENKKPIQQLKYPTSKEQSQQPSQSQQSSIAISKVTNIKPSSLSVSTPRKILNSNPAPLPEPPVPARMKKNKNVETFTFLTKVENNEEISFDDVQRLIASEDGEFTKLEPQDYEVTPASTFTNIIKKKPKLLNKSSMRILNKEADVDAEPRLKLPEVKHDEDGNVSIVTEILDPNEPYENESDPIKNAAPVKTNVFPCPHCSRTFPLLQLRDIHLVNHTRERHYPCTDCDRSFFSKYDLQKHTVIHTGERKYKCTVCDRGFTRPALLQRHEKIHTDIPKFLCVFCEKAFLSKDAMEKHAERHRKNRPFKCKVCSKAFAFKQGLERHEVVHSREQPYPCQYCDQSFCTQSKLARHLVAHAGDRPFPCKFCPKSYLLSHHLSRHMRTHKESVVMYSCNECDQVYRTCNELVMHSTVHATDTLTCPLCQQVFDDVDSVTSHIMEHANNESFPCEFCDLIFLTYNEQNYHVKSAHASDVAAYNEDENNTKRKKHCSDEEFEETIEEFLYDDDAELDINTNQSVNNEKQNNSEETKMAKNEDEEHYEAEYLKIEEIVSADEEMVAEVLSEINEDQEPVLKKSKVNPSKEKVQVLENEIIPMRRKATNRNPQNAERTTSQKSRVIVNQNLVARRGRPSTVSLTTNEKNAPNDDNKNDTPTSSKNSKVLEALGSRSKQIDSKAIIPKKDGVSPVKTYENIVRTKAGEKGVRVQKIVTKAEAAAMVKDGRIRINEGKFIRIKDGNSPKSSK; via the exons atggcGACCAGTGAGGTGCAACGAGAAGCTCTAACCGTTGAGttgaaaacaaaatcaatttgtCGCTTCTGCCTTACTCAAGGACCAGACGATCTAACTAACATATACGCGAAGGACGCTCCAGTTAAATCATTACTTCCACTGCCGGTGGAAATAATGGCCGTGGCATCTATTGAA gtGTTTCTCAATGACGGGATGCCCTCTTCAGTTTGTTTGAAATGCCGATTGACATTTGACTATTGCTACCGTTTTAAACAAATGTGTAAAAAGGCGGAAAATCTATTGAGTCAAGTTCCACTTTTGGGCGAATGGCCTTCTCCCTTAATGAAACCAATAATACCGCCAgaacttttacaaaaacaattaactacacacaaggaaaataaaaaacccATTCAACAATTGAAATATCCTACAAGTAAGGAGCAATCTCAACAACCATCACAGTCACAACAAAGTTCTATAGCTATTTCGaaagtaacaaatattaaacCATCCAGTTTGTCAGTATCAACACCCAGAAAAATTCTTAACTCAAACCCGGCTCCGCTTCCAGAACCACCAGTTCCAGCTCGTatgaaaaagaataaaaatgtaGAAACATTTACTTTTCTTACAAAAGTAGAGAACAATGAAGAGATTTCATTTGACGATGTACAACGCTTAATAGCTTCTGAAGATGGCGAGTTTACCAAACTGGAGCCTCAAGACTATGAAGTCACTCCAGCAAGTACTTTTACAAACATAATAAAGAAGAAACCTAAACTTCTAAATAAATCCTCAATGCGCATACTCAATAAAGAAGCTGACGTAGATGCCGAGCCACGGCTCAAGCTACCGGAAGTAAAGCATGACGAGGACGGTAACGTTTCCATTGTTACTGAAATATTGGATCCTAATGAGCCGTATGAAAATGAATCAGATCCTATAAAGAACGCGGCACCTGTGAAGACAAATGTTTTTCCATGTCCACACTGTTCCCGTACATTCCCACTACTTCAACTGCGTGATATCCATTTAGTAAATCACACACGCGAACGACATTATCCATGCACAGACTGTGACCGTTCATTCTTCTCTAAGTATGATCTTCAAAAACATACAGTTATACACACGGGTGAACGAAAGTACAAGTGCACTGTTTGTGACAGAGGATTCACTAGGCCAGCACTTTTGCAAAGGCATGAAAAAATACACACAGATATACCTAAGTTTCTTTGTGTATTCTGTGAGAAAGCATTCTTGTCGAAGGATGCTATGGAAAAGCACGCTGAGCGACATCGGAAAAACCGTCCCTTTAAGTGCAAGGTCTGCTCAAAAGCATTTGCCTTTAAGCAAGGCCTGGAACGTCATGAG gTGGTTCATTCGAGGGAGCAGCCTTACCCTTGCCAATATTGCGACCAAAGTTTCTGCACACAATCGAAGTTGGCACGTCATTTGGTTGCACATGCAGGTGACCGACCTTTTCCCTGCAAGTTTTGTCCAAAATCATATTTGCTCTCACATCATTTGTCGCGTCACATGCGTACCCACAAGGAAAGTGTTGTTATGTACTCATGTAATGAATGTGACCAGGTGTATAGGACTTGTAACGAACTTGTTATGCATTCAACCGTACATGCTACCGATACTTTAACATGCCCTCTCTGTCAACAAGTGTTCGACGATGTAGATTCAGTAACATCACACATTATGGAACATGCCAATAATGAGTCGTTTCCTTGTGAATTCTGCGATTTAATATTCCTTACATATAATGAACAAAATTATCACGTTAAAAGTGCACACGCTTCTGATGTAGCAGCATATAACGaagatgaaaataatacaaaacgaAAGAAACATTGTAGCGATGAAGAATTTGAAGAAACTATTGAGGAGTTTCTTTATGATGACGATGCAGAGTTGGATATTAACACAAATCAAA GTGTCAAtaatgaaaagcaaaataacTCTGAGGAAACCAAAATGGCTAAAAATGAAGATGAGGAACATTATGAGGCAGAGTATCTTAAGATAGAAGAAATCGTAAGTGCAGACGAAGAAATGGTTGCAGAAGTCTTATCTGAGATAAACGAAGACCAAGAACccgttttgaaaaaaagtaaagttaACCCTAGCAAGGAAAAGGTGCAAGTTCTTGAAAATGAAATCATTCCAATGCGTCGTAAAGCCACCAACAGAAACCCTCAAAATGCGGAGCGAACCACATCTCAGAAATCAAGGGTCATTGTAAATCAGAATTTAGTGGCCAGAAGAGGTAGGCCTAGCACAGTTTCTCTTACAACAAATGAGAAGAATGCACCGAACGATGATAATAAAAATGATACCCCTACATCtagcaaaaattcaaaagtcttgGAAGCTTTAGGCTCAAGAAGTAAGCAAATTGATTCTAAAGCTATAATACCTAAGAAAGATGGAGTATCTCCAGTAAAAACTTACGAAAATATTGTTAGAACGAAGGCAGGTGAAAAGGGTGTTCGGGTGCAAAAAATTGTCACAAAAGCTGAAGCCGCTGCTATGGTTAAAGATGGTCGTATACGAATTAATGAAGGAAAATTTATACGAATCAAAGATGGAAATTCCCCAAAGTCATCCAAATAA
- the LOC120770420 gene encoding caspase-1-like has protein sequence MTDECIAINYEYIRRMEKTSMLMQSIDKIDAQPTGREKPTAGAINSFGINKGSSGVGEDVSAGFHKYTAHMPTERHASQYNMNHKNRGLALIFNHENFDIPSLKPRQGTNVDCENLSAALKKLHFEVNTFKDCKLREILKHVDHAASQDHTDNDCVVVAILSHGEHGYLYAKDVQYKLDTIWHYFSAHTCPTLAGKPKLFFIQACQGDHFDPGVMMCRTETDGETSMSYKIPVHADFLIAYSTIPGFYSWRNTTNGSWFMQSLVEELNKNGKKHDILTLLTFVNQRVAVDFESCVPDCPIMHQQKQIPCVTSMLTRILRFTDKPSGAT, from the exons ATGACGGACGAGTGTATTGCCATAAACTACGAATACATAAGGAGAATGGAAAAAACAAGCATGTTGATGCAAAGTATAGATAAAATAGATGCACAACCAACGGGACGAGAAAAACCCACTGCCGGTGCAATTAATTCATTTGGAATCAATAAAGGCAGCAGTGGAGTAGGGGAAGATGTTAGTGCAGG aTTCCACAAATATACTGCGCATATGCCCACCGAGCGTCACGCCAGCCAATATAATATGAATCATAAGAATCGGGGTCTTGCTCTAATTTTTAATCatgaaaattttgatatacCATCTCTGAAACCTCGTCAAGGAACCAATGTAGACTGTGAAAATCTTAGTGCTGCTCTGAAGAAATTGCACTTCGAAGTAAACACTTTTAAAGACTGTAAATTGAGAGAGATTCTAAAGCATGTGGACCATG CTGCCTCTCAAGATCATACTGATAATGACTGCGTCGTGGTGGCTATATTATCACATGGTGAACATGGATATCTCTACGCGAAGGACGTTCAATACAAATTAGACACCATTTGGCACTACTTTTCAGCTCATACTTGCCCCACTCTGGCCGGAAAgcctaaattattttttattcaagctTGTCAAGGTGACCATTTTGATCCTGGGGTTATGATGTGTAGAACCGAAACTGATGGCGAAACATCAATGAGTTACAAAATTCCTGTACACGCTGATTTTCTCATTGCCTATTCCACCATACCTGGCTTCTACTCATGGCGCAACACCACTAATGGCTCTTGGTTTATGCAATCACTTGTGGAAGAGCTGAATAAGAATGGCAAAAAACATGATATACTGACATTACTAACATTCGTTAATCAGCGTGTTGCTGTCGATTTTGAATCATGCGTTCCAGATTGTCCGATAATGCATCAGCAGAAACAAATTCCATGTGTTACTTCGATGTTAACGCGTATATTGCGCTTCACAGACAAACCATCTGGAGCCACATAA
- the LOC120770419 gene encoding zinc finger protein 221 isoform X1, with product MDSIKLQHLLYSMYIAPARGSCCFDEIFSFNSFPIEIFNQRLVLIEQFSTKNGYTTFRALPNVILLEVFLNDGMPSSVCLKCRLTFDYCYRFKQMCKKAENLLSQVPLLGEWPSPLMKPIIPPELLQKQLTTHKENKKPIQQLKYPTSKEQSQQPSQSQQSSIAISKVTNIKPSSLSVSTPRKILNSNPAPLPEPPVPARMKKNKNVETFTFLTKVENNEEISFDDVQRLIASEDGEFTKLEPQDYEVTPASTFTNIIKKKPKLLNKSSMRILNKEADVDAEPRLKLPEVKHDEDGNVSIVTEILDPNEPYENESDPIKNAAPVKTNVFPCPHCSRTFPLLQLRDIHLVNHTRERHYPCTDCDRSFFSKYDLQKHTVIHTGERKYKCTVCDRGFTRPALLQRHEKIHTDIPKFLCVFCEKAFLSKDAMEKHAERHRKNRPFKCKVCSKAFAFKQGLERHEVVHSREQPYPCQYCDQSFCTQSKLARHLVAHAGDRPFPCKFCPKSYLLSHHLSRHMRTHKESVVMYSCNECDQVYRTCNELVMHSTVHATDTLTCPLCQQVFDDVDSVTSHIMEHANNESFPCEFCDLIFLTYNEQNYHVKSAHASDVAAYNEDENNTKRKKHCSDEEFEETIEEFLYDDDAELDINTNQSVNNEKQNNSEETKMAKNEDEEHYEAEYLKIEEIVSADEEMVAEVLSEINEDQEPVLKKSKVNPSKEKVQVLENEIIPMRRKATNRNPQNAERTTSQKSRVIVNQNLVARRGRPSTVSLTTNEKNAPNDDNKNDTPTSSKNSKVLEALGSRSKQIDSKAIIPKKDGVSPVKTYENIVRTKAGEKGVRVQKIVTKAEAAAMVKDGRIRINEGKFIRIKDGNSPKSSK from the exons ATGGATTCAATAAAGCTGCAGCACTTATTGTATTCGATGTATATCGCTCCTGCGCGCGGCAGCTGTTGctttgacgaaatattttcgtttaattcatttccaattgaaatatttaatcaaCGATTAGTCTTAATAGAACAATTCTCTACCAAAAATGGATATacaacttttcgagcattgccGAACGTAATTTTACTTGAG gtGTTTCTCAATGACGGGATGCCCTCTTCAGTTTGTTTGAAATGCCGATTGACATTTGACTATTGCTACCGTTTTAAACAAATGTGTAAAAAGGCGGAAAATCTATTGAGTCAAGTTCCACTTTTGGGCGAATGGCCTTCTCCCTTAATGAAACCAATAATACCGCCAgaacttttacaaaaacaattaactacacacaaggaaaataaaaaacccATTCAACAATTGAAATATCCTACAAGTAAGGAGCAATCTCAACAACCATCACAGTCACAACAAAGTTCTATAGCTATTTCGaaagtaacaaatattaaacCATCCAGTTTGTCAGTATCAACACCCAGAAAAATTCTTAACTCAAACCCGGCTCCGCTTCCAGAACCACCAGTTCCAGCTCGTatgaaaaagaataaaaatgtaGAAACATTTACTTTTCTTACAAAAGTAGAGAACAATGAAGAGATTTCATTTGACGATGTACAACGCTTAATAGCTTCTGAAGATGGCGAGTTTACCAAACTGGAGCCTCAAGACTATGAAGTCACTCCAGCAAGTACTTTTACAAACATAATAAAGAAGAAACCTAAACTTCTAAATAAATCCTCAATGCGCATACTCAATAAAGAAGCTGACGTAGATGCCGAGCCACGGCTCAAGCTACCGGAAGTAAAGCATGACGAGGACGGTAACGTTTCCATTGTTACTGAAATATTGGATCCTAATGAGCCGTATGAAAATGAATCAGATCCTATAAAGAACGCGGCACCTGTGAAGACAAATGTTTTTCCATGTCCACACTGTTCCCGTACATTCCCACTACTTCAACTGCGTGATATCCATTTAGTAAATCACACACGCGAACGACATTATCCATGCACAGACTGTGACCGTTCATTCTTCTCTAAGTATGATCTTCAAAAACATACAGTTATACACACGGGTGAACGAAAGTACAAGTGCACTGTTTGTGACAGAGGATTCACTAGGCCAGCACTTTTGCAAAGGCATGAAAAAATACACACAGATATACCTAAGTTTCTTTGTGTATTCTGTGAGAAAGCATTCTTGTCGAAGGATGCTATGGAAAAGCACGCTGAGCGACATCGGAAAAACCGTCCCTTTAAGTGCAAGGTCTGCTCAAAAGCATTTGCCTTTAAGCAAGGCCTGGAACGTCATGAG gTGGTTCATTCGAGGGAGCAGCCTTACCCTTGCCAATATTGCGACCAAAGTTTCTGCACACAATCGAAGTTGGCACGTCATTTGGTTGCACATGCAGGTGACCGACCTTTTCCCTGCAAGTTTTGTCCAAAATCATATTTGCTCTCACATCATTTGTCGCGTCACATGCGTACCCACAAGGAAAGTGTTGTTATGTACTCATGTAATGAATGTGACCAGGTGTATAGGACTTGTAACGAACTTGTTATGCATTCAACCGTACATGCTACCGATACTTTAACATGCCCTCTCTGTCAACAAGTGTTCGACGATGTAGATTCAGTAACATCACACATTATGGAACATGCCAATAATGAGTCGTTTCCTTGTGAATTCTGCGATTTAATATTCCTTACATATAATGAACAAAATTATCACGTTAAAAGTGCACACGCTTCTGATGTAGCAGCATATAACGaagatgaaaataatacaaaacgaAAGAAACATTGTAGCGATGAAGAATTTGAAGAAACTATTGAGGAGTTTCTTTATGATGACGATGCAGAGTTGGATATTAACACAAATCAAA GTGTCAAtaatgaaaagcaaaataacTCTGAGGAAACCAAAATGGCTAAAAATGAAGATGAGGAACATTATGAGGCAGAGTATCTTAAGATAGAAGAAATCGTAAGTGCAGACGAAGAAATGGTTGCAGAAGTCTTATCTGAGATAAACGAAGACCAAGAACccgttttgaaaaaaagtaaagttaACCCTAGCAAGGAAAAGGTGCAAGTTCTTGAAAATGAAATCATTCCAATGCGTCGTAAAGCCACCAACAGAAACCCTCAAAATGCGGAGCGAACCACATCTCAGAAATCAAGGGTCATTGTAAATCAGAATTTAGTGGCCAGAAGAGGTAGGCCTAGCACAGTTTCTCTTACAACAAATGAGAAGAATGCACCGAACGATGATAATAAAAATGATACCCCTACATCtagcaaaaattcaaaagtcttgGAAGCTTTAGGCTCAAGAAGTAAGCAAATTGATTCTAAAGCTATAATACCTAAGAAAGATGGAGTATCTCCAGTAAAAACTTACGAAAATATTGTTAGAACGAAGGCAGGTGAAAAGGGTGTTCGGGTGCAAAAAATTGTCACAAAAGCTGAAGCCGCTGCTATGGTTAAAGATGGTCGTATACGAATTAATGAAGGAAAATTTATACGAATCAAAGATGGAAATTCCCCAAAGTCATCCAAATAA
- the LOC120770421 gene encoding cytochrome c oxidase subunit 6A, mitochondrial, with protein MSAILSQVIRRQIAISLNRSQAGVTAATAGEHSGGYKVWKRLSFFVAIPAVGLCMLNAYLKHQEEHDHPRAEFIKYEYLRRREKRFPWGEGNKSLFHNPHVNPLPDGYEH; from the exons ATGTCTGCGATACTCTCACAAGTTATTCGTCGTCAAATTGCTATTAGCTTAAATAGATCCCAAGCTGGAGTTACTGCCGCCACAGCTGGCGAACACTCAG GTGGCTATAAAGTTTGGAAGCGTCTTTCATTCTTCGTTGCAATCCCTGCTGTAGGTCTTTGCATGTTGAATGCCTACCTCAAGCATCAGGAAGAGCACGATCACCCTCGCGCAGAATTCATCAAATACGAGTATTTACGTCGTCGCGAGAAACGTTTCCCATGGGGAGAAGGCAATAAAAGCTTGTTCCATAACCCCCATGTCAACCCACTGCCTGATGGTTATGAACATTAA
- the LOC120770537 gene encoding translation initiation factor eIF-2B subunit delta, translating to MSGTQDHKVLLANQDKKSDGTTAKKKRPRQRLRKRNKRYINSSESKAEYLGADEEKAIGITNNILGLQLSVHQIPNKSPIEVSQSSSESVSVETSEKIGTKEVSQHILSKSHEVPSDEIKEISPDTSNILYQPQITTQTLTNIQNSNSQSKHNSKLGKEAIIKIAMSANSAPATNSSAGKTREEIMAEREAKKLAKQMKKAKNLCVNSEAAPTTPVVGRSVSNVVSQEQDTITNPPSNVIDTHTSAAVEKSREQIKAEREAKKKAKQALKEAKTSGVTEITAKLDDTKITENLSTNSMQEEKKKSALSKSERRAIQEAQRAAKAQVLAQKNVTPKVKLTAASAKQATKLPTDLPVKATINTSNSSPTKSISPVTKSNRINDCKVRLFNHLEKARQEANLFLNNPHIHPSIARLGEQYAQRTIVGSNARCIGFLNALKMVIRDFETPPKKEFARSLETTITNSVEHLQKCRPLAVSVSNAYKHIKHVLTQLPTDQPETDLKENLCRFIDTYIENQIGKAAEAISYSVQEKISNGDVILTFGCSSLITYIFEEALRRRVDFRVIVVDSRPFCEGQELLRRLTVKGIPCSYVLINAVSFVMPESTKVLLGAHALLANGYVMARTGTAQVALVAHSFNVPVLVCCETHKFSERSQTDAIVYNELGNPDDLIRSAQCSLANWQTKGKMSPLNLMYDITPPELVTAVVTEVSILPCTSVPVILRIKPTEIGY from the exons ATGTCCGGTACTCAGGATCATAAG GTACTACTTGCAAACCAGGATAAGAAGAGCGACGGAACTACTGCAAAGAAGAAACGACCTCGTCAGCGTCTCCGTAAACGAAACAAAAGATATATCAATAGTTCTGAATCAAAAGCTGAATATTTGGGAGCAGACGAAGAAAAGGCAATCggaattacaaataatatattggGACTGCAGTTAAGCGTTCATCAAATACCTAATAAATCTCCCATAGAAGTTTCTCAATCATCTTCTGAATCTGTATCTGTCGAGACATCTGAAAAAATTGGTACAAAGGAGGTTTCTCAACATATTTTATCAAAGTCTCATGAAGTTCCAAGtgatgaaataaaagaaataagtcCAGATacctcaaatattttatatcaaccACAAATAACAACACAAACTCTAACgaatattcaaaattcaaattcacaAAGTAAACATAATTCAAAGCTTGGAAAGGAAGCCATCATCAAAATCGCAATGTCAGCAAACTCTGCTCCTGCAACTAATTCTTCTGCTGGAAAAACACGTGAGGAGATTATGGCCGAACGTGAAGCTAAAAAACTggcaaaacaaatgaaaaaagcaAAGAATTTGTGCGTCAACTCAGAAGCTGCACCCACGACACCGGTCGTAGGTCGCTCCGTATCAAATGTTGTTAGCCAAGAGCAGGATACAATTACTAACCCTCCTTCGAATGTAATTGACACTCACACATCTGCTGCCGTAGAAAAAAGTCGTGAGCAAATTAAAGCTGAACGTGAGGCCAAGAAGAAAGCAAAACAAGCACTGAAGGAGGCTAAAACCTCCGGCGTAACTGAGATAACTGCAAAATTGGATGAcacaaaaattacagaaaactTATCTACCAATAGCATGCAGGAAGAAAAG aaaaaatctgCTTTGAGTAAGTCGGAAAGACGTGCTATACAGGAAGCTCAGCGAGCAGCTAAAGCACAGGTACTCGCACAAAAGAACGTGACGCCAAAAGTAAAGCTTACCGCCGCCAGCGCCAAGCAGGCCACTAAACTCCCAACAGATCTACCAGTAAAGGCCACTATAAATACTTCTAATTCTTCACCAACCAAAAGCATTAGCCCTGTGACAAAGTCTAATCGCATAAATGATTGCAAGGTGCGCCTCTTCAATCACTTGGAAAAAGCAAGACAGGAGGCAAATTTGTTTCTCAACAATCCGCACATACATCCGAGTATCGCTCGTCTGGGAGAACAGTACGCTCAACGCACAATTGTCGGTTCAAATGCACGCTGCATTGGATTTCTCAATGCGCTGAAAATG GTTATTAGAGACTTTGAGACGCCGCCAAAAAAAGAGTTTGCACGCAGCTTAGAAACAACAATCACGAATAGTGTGGAACACTTACAGAAATGCCGACCGCTTGCAGTGTCCGTAAGcaatgcatacaaacacattaaaCACGTGCTGACGCAACTGCCAACTGATCAACCCGAAACagat TTAAAAGAGAATTTATGTCGTTTCATCGACACCtatattgaaaatcaaattGGCAAAGCGGCTGAAGCTATTAGCTACTCTGTGCAGGAAAAAATCTCAAATGGCGATGTGATACTCACATTTGGCTG TTCGTCATTGATAACGTACATTTTTGAGGAAGCACTACGAAGACGTGTGGATTTCCGTGTCATCGTAGTGGATTCACGTCCATTCTGCGAGGGTCAGGAGCTGTTGCGACGTCTCACCGTTAAAGGAATCCCTTGTAGTTATGTGCTCATCAATGCTGTTAGCTTCGTTATGCCGGAATCAACCAAAGTATTATTGGGCGCGCATGCACTATTGGCTAATGGATATGTTATGGCGCGTACTGGGACCGCACAAGTTGCACTGGTTGCACACTCATTCAATGTGCCTGTTTTGGTATGCTGCGAAACGCATAAATTTAGCGAACGCTCTCAAACAGATGCGATTGTTTATAATGAACTGGGCAATCCTGATGATCTGATAAGAAGTGCTCAATGCAGCCTGGCGAATTGGCAGACGAAGGGCAAAATGTCACCTTTGAATCTGATGTACGATATTACTCCACCCGAACTAGTCACTGCAGTGGTCACCGAAGTGTCCATACTACCATGTACTAGTGTGCCAGTGATATTGCGTATAAAACCAACGGAAATCGGTTATTAG